The DNA sequence CAATTCCAACTTCATTAAATAATTCCAATGAAGCTTTTATGGCTGCCATAGATAAAATAGGTGGATTGCTTAGTTGCCAGCCTTCTGCTCCAGGTATAACATCAAAATTATCTCGCATTTTAAATCGGGTTTCTTTATTATGACTCCACCAGCCAGTAAAACGATTTAATTCTTTTTTATACGCATGACGTTCGTGCACAAAGCATCCAGCCAAACTTCCTGGGCCAGCATTAAGATATTTATAGGTACACCAGACGGCAAAATCGACACCAGAATCATGTAAGTTTAATTGCACATTTCCTGCGGCGTGAGCACAATCAAAACCAACCTTGCAACCATATTGATGAGCAAGCGTTGTAATGTGTTTTAAATCAAAATATTGTCCAGTATAGTAGTTTATAGCCCCAATCATAATAAGAGCGATTTCATGACCTTGATTTTTTAAAATGGCTTCTAATTCTTCATAACGATTTAAAGCTTCGTTTTTTCTGGGTTCCCAAAGAATTAGGCTTTCTTTATCATCATAACCATGATGACGTAATTGTGATTCTACAGCATATTTATCAGAAGGGAATGCATCTTTTTCTATAAGGATTTTATAACGTGATTTTGTTGGTTGGTAAAATGATACCATCATTAAATGTAGGTTGGTTGTAAGCGTATTCATTACCACCACTTCAATAGGTTTGGCTCCTACAACATGTGCCATGTTTTTGATTAGTAGCTTGTTGTAATCTAACCAAGGATTTTTTGCTTCAAAATGCCCATCCACCCCAAGGTTTTTCCAGTCTTCTAATTCTTGATTGATATAGGTTTTTGTGAGTTTTGGCTGTAATCCTAATGAGTTTCCACATAAGTAAATAACATCCTTCCCATATTTGTCTTTAGGAATGTGAAATTGATTTCTATAGTTAGAAAGATGGTCTATAGAGTCTTGTTCTTTGGCGTAATCTAAACCTAAATTATAGTTTAACAATGTTGTGGGTTTTAGGGTTTAAACAAAAATAAGAATTAAAAACTAAGAAATGAGTTCTGTTGTGTTTGAAGTCATGTCCAATCAGTATAAAGAATTACAAAGTAAAGAAAACAAGAAGTTTTTTATTGGTTAGTGATTTCGGGTTAAGTATCTTTGTGCCTTTTAAAAGAATAAACTAACTAATAAGAATAATTAAGTTTCTCTATATTGAGAAGCCTAAAATAATAACAAGTTTAAAGAAAAGCTATGAGTGCTAAAGAAAATACGCAAGCTAAAGAAAGAATAACATTTGATGTTTTAATAGAAATACCAAAAGGAAGTAGGAATAAATATGAATATGATTTTGTGTTGAATAAAATTCGATTTGACCGTATGTTGTTTTCATCCATGATGTACCCAGGTGATTATGGATTTATTCCAGAAACCTTAGCTTTAGATCAAGATCCATTAGATGTATTAGTATTAGGGCACCAACCAACATATCCTATGGTTGTTATGGAAGTAAGACCAATTGGCGTTTTTTATATGACGGATGAAAAAGGCCCTGATGAAAAGATTATTTGTGTTCCAGTATCAGACCCAATTTGGAGTAATAAAGATGATATTGCTGATTTAAACCCACATAGATTAAAAGAAATTGAACACTTTTTTCAAGTATATAAAGATTTAGAAAAGAAAAAAGTAGATACAGGTGGTTGGGGAAATGCAGAAGCTGCAGTTAAAATTTATCACGAATGTGTTAAACGTTATGATGAAAGTGATCATAAGAAAAACCGTACTTTTACTATTTAATAGTATATAGATTTACTTGTTTTACTACTTTTTAAAAAGTAGGATTATAATGTAAAGAAAGCCTTGATTTTATAAAATCAAGGCTTTCTTTTTTTAATGAAATAAAAAAATGAACCCCGGTAATCAGCCGGGGTTCTTTCATCAATCAAAAAACGAACAGTTATTTGTAACTGTTTGTTACTTTAATTTAGTCGTAAAACGAACTCAAAATAACAATTAGTTCAACAAAAAAGCGTGAAACATGGGTTAACTGAGTACAGTTAAAACTATCCTAAATATGTTTTTAGTATTTTACTTCTAGATGTGTGTTTTAATCGTCTGATTGCTTTTTCTTTAATTTGACGAACACGCTCTCGGGTCAAATCAAACGTTTCTCCAATTTCTTCTAAAGTCATCGGGTGTTGGTTTCCTAAACCAAAATACAAACGGATTACATCGGCTTCACGAGGTGTAAGTGTTTCTAAAGCACGTTCAATTTCCGTACGTAGAGACTCATGTAGTAACTCTCTATCTGGATTTGGTGATTCTCCACTATTAAGTACGTCGTATAAGTTAGAATCTTCTCCTTCAACTAAAGGAGCATCCATACTAACGTGGCGCCCAGAATTTTTCATAGACTCCTTAACATCATTAATAGTCATATCTAATTCCTTGGCTATTTCTTCGGCTGAAGGTGGACGTTCATGACTTTGCTCTAAGAAAGCAAACGTTTTATTAATCTTGTTAATAGAACCAATTTTATTTAACGGTAAACGCACAATACGCGATTGTTCTGCCAAAGCTTGAAGAATGGATTGGCGAATCCACCAAACGGCATAGGATATAAATTTAAAACCACGTGTTTCATCAAAACGTTGTGCAGCTTTAATCAAACCTAAATTACCTTCATTAATTAAATCTGGTAATGTTAAGCCTTGGTTTTGATATTGCTTAGCTACCGATACCACGAAACGTAAATTGGCCTTCGTTAATTTTTCTAAAGCTACTTGATCTCCAGCTTTAATGCGTTGTGCCAATTCTACTTCTTCGTCTGCGGTAATTAAGTCAACTTTTCCAATTTCTTGCAGATATTTGTCTAACGATGCGGTTTCTCTATTGGTAACCTGCTTCGTAATTTTAAGTTGTCTCATCTAAAGTTCTCCTGTAAATTTAATAGTGAATAATGTTACTCATATAGTTATACGTAAGAACTCTAATAAATGTTACAAAAAAATTAGATTTTTATTAAACTTTTATTGGTTAAGTTAATGTCCTCCAACATACTATTGGTAAATTGAAAATGGCCACGGGTAGTAATGATCCTAAATCTATGTGATTTTAAAGCACTTAATGTATTTAAAAATAACCATTTAGATTTGAGTAGCTTTGGCATCTCTGATTTTAAACTTAAATCAAAATAATGCTTTCTACCTTCTTT is a window from the Pseudalgibacter alginicilyticus genome containing:
- the kynU gene encoding kynureninase, with translation MLNYNLGLDYAKEQDSIDHLSNYRNQFHIPKDKYGKDVIYLCGNSLGLQPKLTKTYINQELEDWKNLGVDGHFEAKNPWLDYNKLLIKNMAHVVGAKPIEVVVMNTLTTNLHLMMVSFYQPTKSRYKILIEKDAFPSDKYAVESQLRHHGYDDKESLILWEPRKNEALNRYEELEAILKNQGHEIALIMIGAINYYTGQYFDLKHITTLAHQYGCKVGFDCAHAAGNVQLNLHDSGVDFAVWCTYKYLNAGPGSLAGCFVHERHAYKKELNRFTGWWSHNKETRFKMRDNFDVIPGAEGWQLSNPPILSMAAIKASLELFNEVGIEKLTEKSKSLTGYFEFLVNKLNNNAIKIITPNNPNERGCQLSIQVKNANKSLHKKLTEASVVCDWREPDVIRCAPTPLYNSFTDVYFMVEKLKKLINE
- a CDS encoding inorganic diphosphatase, coding for MSAKENTQAKERITFDVLIEIPKGSRNKYEYDFVLNKIRFDRMLFSSMMYPGDYGFIPETLALDQDPLDVLVLGHQPTYPMVVMEVRPIGVFYMTDEKGPDEKIICVPVSDPIWSNKDDIADLNPHRLKEIEHFFQVYKDLEKKKVDTGGWGNAEAAVKIYHECVKRYDESDHKKNRTFTI
- a CDS encoding sigma-70 family RNA polymerase sigma factor; translation: MRQLKITKQVTNRETASLDKYLQEIGKVDLITADEEVELAQRIKAGDQVALEKLTKANLRFVVSVAKQYQNQGLTLPDLINEGNLGLIKAAQRFDETRGFKFISYAVWWIRQSILQALAEQSRIVRLPLNKIGSINKINKTFAFLEQSHERPPSAEEIAKELDMTINDVKESMKNSGRHVSMDAPLVEGEDSNLYDVLNSGESPNPDRELLHESLRTEIERALETLTPREADVIRLYFGLGNQHPMTLEEIGETFDLTRERVRQIKEKAIRRLKHTSRSKILKTYLG